One window from the genome of Cucumis melo cultivar AY chromosome 12, USDA_Cmelo_AY_1.0, whole genome shotgun sequence encodes:
- the LOC103484092 gene encoding protein NOI4 isoform X1 has translation MASQDRGRPLPKFGEWDVNNPASAEGFTVIFNKARNEKKTTGNAANMVPKERNEPVFNNESYPQYPPPKKRWFCCG, from the exons CAGGACAGGGGTCGTCCATTGCCAAAGTTTGGTGAATGGGATGTAAATAATCCTGCATCTGCAGAAGGATTTACTGTCATATTTAACAAGGCTAGGAATGAGAAGAAGACCACTGGAAATGCTGCCAATATGGTTCCTAAAGAAAGAAATGAACCCGTCTTCAACAATGAGAGTTACCCTCAGTATCCTCCGCCGAAG AAGAGGTGGTTTTGCTGTGGTTGA
- the LOC103484092 gene encoding protein NOI4 isoform X2 produces MASDRGRPLPKFGEWDVNNPASAEGFTVIFNKARNEKKTTGNAANMVPKERNEPVFNNESYPQYPPPKKRWFCCG; encoded by the exons GACAGGGGTCGTCCATTGCCAAAGTTTGGTGAATGGGATGTAAATAATCCTGCATCTGCAGAAGGATTTACTGTCATATTTAACAAGGCTAGGAATGAGAAGAAGACCACTGGAAATGCTGCCAATATGGTTCCTAAAGAAAGAAATGAACCCGTCTTCAACAATGAGAGTTACCCTCAGTATCCTCCGCCGAAG AAGAGGTGGTTTTGCTGTGGTTGA
- the LOC103484086 gene encoding zinc finger CCCH domain-containing protein 43 isoform X1, whose amino-acid sequence MEPSEAVSVPNHCEAPPSGFQSSQLHSSVHDPPPFDAQHVTTDDRIHAELQKLDLKDEKEEPVKDFDDGGEWEVEKNPYEDEGNDTKKIDENDRDRSVRNDDDDGYDDVDEEVDAGDGDGDGGEVERKGDWRGKSNQYPVRPEAEDCAFYLKTGTCKFGSFCKFNHPVRKKNQVVSEKLKYDDDSAGTANKTECKFYLRTGGCKFGNACRYNHTRSRALTSPILELNFLGLPIRPDEKECPYYMRTGSCKYGANCKFNHPDPTTVAGSESLSGYNNGVPLQGASQSQITSWTSPRVLNEATTFVPAMISPSQDSEWNGYQAPIYPSEISVLPPPPYVVNNIAPEADLYSSHQQVDEYPERPGQPECSYFLKTGDCKFKSLCKYHHPKNRNPKLPTCTLNDKGLPLRPDQNVCTYYSRYGICKFGPSCKFDHPFLPTSSTVGELEQQPHYGNFSAAEGAEMAGGASGNSATVEQSA is encoded by the exons ATGGAACCTTCTGAAGCTGTTTCTGTCCCTAATCACTGTGAAGCACCGCCTTCTGGGTTTCAATCTTCACAGCTTCATAGTTCTGTTCATGATCCTCCACCATTTGATGCACAGCATGTAACCACGGATGATCGCATCCATGCAGAACTTCAGAAATTGGATTTGAAGGATGAGAAAGAGGAACCCGTGAAAGATTTTGATGATGGTGGAGAATGGGAAGTTGAGAAGAATCCTTACGAAGATGAAGGAAATGATACGAAGAAGATCGATGAAAATGATCGAGATAGAAGCGTTagaaatgatgatgatgatggttaTGATGATGTCGATGAGGAGGTTGATGCCGGCGACGGCGACGGCGACGGCGGTGAGGTGGAAAGGAAAGGGGATTGGAGAGGCAAAAGCAATCAGTACCCAGTACGGCCTGAGGCTGAGGATTGTGCGTTTTACCTTAAGACCGGGACTTGCAAGTTCGGGTCATTTTGCAAATTCAATCACCCTGTTCGAAAGAAAAACCAG GTTGTTTCTGAGAAATTGAAATATGATGATGATTCAGCTGGGACAGCAAACAAAACAGAATGCAAG TTTTACTTGAGGACTGGGGGTTGTAAATTTGGAAATGCTTGTAGATATAACCACACGAGATCAAGAGCGTTAACAAGCCCAATTCTAGAGCTTAACTTCCTTGGTCTGCCAATCCGACCA GATGAAAAAGAATGTCCCTATTACATGCGCACAGGATCCTGCAAATATGGAGCTAACTGCAAGTTTAATCATCCTGATCCTACAACTGTTGCTGGATCTGAATCTCTTTCAGGATATAACAATGGAGTTCCCCTACAAGGTGCATCACAATCACAGATCACATCATGGACTTCACCAAGAGTACTTAATGAAGCCACAACATTTGTACCTGCTATGATTTCACCATCTCAAGATTCAGAATGGAATGGGTACCAG GCTCCCATATATCCATCAGAAATCAGCGTGCTTCCACCTCCACCATATGTCGTGAACAATATAGCACCTGAGGCGGATCTCTATTCTTCTCATCAACAGGTAGACGAATATCCTGAACGACCTGGTCAACCCGAATGCAGTTACTTTCTAAAGACGGGGGATTGTAAATTTAAATCTCTTTGCAAATATCACCATCCGAAGAATCGGAACCCTAAGTTACCGACTTGCACTCTCAATGATAAAGGCCTGCCCTTGAGACCT GATCAGAACGTGTGCACATATTATAGTCGCTATGGCATCTGCAAATTCGGGCCATCGTGCAAGTTTGACCATCCTTTTCTTCCAACTTCTTCAACTGTGGGCGAGCTTGAACAGCAACCTCACTACGGCAACTTCAGCGCTGCAGAAGGGGCTGAAATGGCCGGAGGAGCGAGCGGAAACAGTGCCACAGTCGAGCAGTCTGCATAA
- the LOC103484086 gene encoding zinc finger CCCH domain-containing protein 43 isoform X2, translating to MEPSEAVSVPNHCEAPPSGFQSSQLHSSVHDPPPFDAQHVTTDDRIHAELQKLDLKDEKEEPVKDFDDGGEWEVEKNPYEDEGNDTKKIDENDRDRSVRNDDDDGYDDVDEEVDAGDGDGDGGEVERKGDWRGKSNQYPVRPEAEDCAFYLKTGTCKFGSFCKFNHPVRKKNQFYLRTGGCKFGNACRYNHTRSRALTSPILELNFLGLPIRPDEKECPYYMRTGSCKYGANCKFNHPDPTTVAGSESLSGYNNGVPLQGASQSQITSWTSPRVLNEATTFVPAMISPSQDSEWNGYQAPIYPSEISVLPPPPYVVNNIAPEADLYSSHQQVDEYPERPGQPECSYFLKTGDCKFKSLCKYHHPKNRNPKLPTCTLNDKGLPLRPDQNVCTYYSRYGICKFGPSCKFDHPFLPTSSTVGELEQQPHYGNFSAAEGAEMAGGASGNSATVEQSA from the exons ATGGAACCTTCTGAAGCTGTTTCTGTCCCTAATCACTGTGAAGCACCGCCTTCTGGGTTTCAATCTTCACAGCTTCATAGTTCTGTTCATGATCCTCCACCATTTGATGCACAGCATGTAACCACGGATGATCGCATCCATGCAGAACTTCAGAAATTGGATTTGAAGGATGAGAAAGAGGAACCCGTGAAAGATTTTGATGATGGTGGAGAATGGGAAGTTGAGAAGAATCCTTACGAAGATGAAGGAAATGATACGAAGAAGATCGATGAAAATGATCGAGATAGAAGCGTTagaaatgatgatgatgatggttaTGATGATGTCGATGAGGAGGTTGATGCCGGCGACGGCGACGGCGACGGCGGTGAGGTGGAAAGGAAAGGGGATTGGAGAGGCAAAAGCAATCAGTACCCAGTACGGCCTGAGGCTGAGGATTGTGCGTTTTACCTTAAGACCGGGACTTGCAAGTTCGGGTCATTTTGCAAATTCAATCACCCTGTTCGAAAGAAAAACCAG TTTTACTTGAGGACTGGGGGTTGTAAATTTGGAAATGCTTGTAGATATAACCACACGAGATCAAGAGCGTTAACAAGCCCAATTCTAGAGCTTAACTTCCTTGGTCTGCCAATCCGACCA GATGAAAAAGAATGTCCCTATTACATGCGCACAGGATCCTGCAAATATGGAGCTAACTGCAAGTTTAATCATCCTGATCCTACAACTGTTGCTGGATCTGAATCTCTTTCAGGATATAACAATGGAGTTCCCCTACAAGGTGCATCACAATCACAGATCACATCATGGACTTCACCAAGAGTACTTAATGAAGCCACAACATTTGTACCTGCTATGATTTCACCATCTCAAGATTCAGAATGGAATGGGTACCAG GCTCCCATATATCCATCAGAAATCAGCGTGCTTCCACCTCCACCATATGTCGTGAACAATATAGCACCTGAGGCGGATCTCTATTCTTCTCATCAACAGGTAGACGAATATCCTGAACGACCTGGTCAACCCGAATGCAGTTACTTTCTAAAGACGGGGGATTGTAAATTTAAATCTCTTTGCAAATATCACCATCCGAAGAATCGGAACCCTAAGTTACCGACTTGCACTCTCAATGATAAAGGCCTGCCCTTGAGACCT GATCAGAACGTGTGCACATATTATAGTCGCTATGGCATCTGCAAATTCGGGCCATCGTGCAAGTTTGACCATCCTTTTCTTCCAACTTCTTCAACTGTGGGCGAGCTTGAACAGCAACCTCACTACGGCAACTTCAGCGCTGCAGAAGGGGCTGAAATGGCCGGAGGAGCGAGCGGAAACAGTGCCACAGTCGAGCAGTCTGCATAA
- the LOC103484077 gene encoding lysine-specific demethylase REF6 has protein sequence MAGTAMAAEPTQEVLSWLKTLPLAPEYHPTLAEFQDPISYIFKIEKEASKFGICKIVPPVPPSPKKTVIVNFNKSLAARAAPCSDSTNSKSPPTFTTRQQQIGFCPRKTRPVQKSVWQSGEYYTFQQFEAKAKNFEKSYLKKCTRKGGLSPLEIETLYWRATLDKPFSVEYANDMPGSAFVPVSAKMFREAGEGTTLGETAWNMRGVSRAKGSLLKFMKEEIPGVTSPMVYVAMMFSWFAWHVEDHDLHSLNYLHMGAGKTWYGVPRDAAVAFEEVVRVQGYGGEINPLVTFAVLGEKTTVMSPEVLVSAGVPCCRLVQNAGEFVVTFPRAYHTGFSHGFNCGEAANIATPEWLNVAKDAAIRRASINYPPMVSHYQLLYDLALSSRAPLCSGAEPRSSRLKDKRRSEGDTVIKELFVQNIVENNSLLDNLGGGASVVLLPPGSLESIYSRLRVGSHLRSKPRFPTGVCSSKEETKSPQSFDYDNLALENSPGINRVKGFYSANGPYSTLSERSTDNLCASSSRPLNANNERGGNVQSNGLSDQRLFSCVTCGILSFACVAIIQPREQAARYLMSADCSFFNDWVVGSGIASEGISTKDRHPVSSQQISNSGKRDKCVSDGLYDIPVLAVNRQLQLAGKSYEADLNTEKRNETSALGMLALTYGHSSDSEDDNAEADAVLNVDDAKLMICSSEEQYQFENSGLTSSEYSKNTAILNHDPSSFGVNSADHMQFQVNDYEEFRRADSKDSFNCSSESEMDGIGSTKKNGLSTRYQDSHVNGRSSLDADTEKPVFDKSTETVETENMPFAPDIDEDSSRLHVFCLEHAKEVEQQLRPIGGVHILLLCHPDYPKMEAEAKLVAQELSMSHLWTDTIFRDATQDEEKRIQLALDCEEAIPGNGDWAVKLGINLFYSANLSHSPLYSKQMPYNSVIYNAFGRSTSANSSGKPKVYQRRTGKLKRVVAGKWCGKVWMSNQVHPLLAKRDPQEEDVDIFPSWTMSDEKVDRKSANIQKIETVKVNRKSAGKRKMNYGRGTTKKAKLVESEDMVSDASVEDCIHRHHSILRNKQCKFVESNDPMSDDSVEDDSSRKHGVPVSKGTPYFVTDDTGSDDSLGDRHTPHRGFSGFKLPRWGEIEPSVSDDSLEHYSSQHRGKNIKSRTEKYIERQDTLSDECLESGSLKQYRRIPKSKQTKVFKKNAISHDIRDDSFLWHHQRPSRIKKAKFIESEDAVSEHSLENNSHQHRSMPQIKPAKHTAWEDAFSDGPDEDDNSLLHHRNVRSNMQFREITSDDQLDDSANQCSRRVLRRKPVKTETISQMKQEILRPAKRGASQTLKEEFAQSLKRGGRHSLKLETPQPKIQHATNRRGKQTKRNGKSTDLESEEDQLGGPSTRLRKRTPKPTQLSEAKVKDKKPVAKKKMKTGSSLKTPAGHRDSKARDEESEYLCDIEGCNMSFGTKQELALHKRNICPVKGCVKKFFSHKYLVQHRRVHMDDRPLKCPWKGCKMTFKWAWARTEHIRVHTGARPYVCAEPGCGQTFRFVSDFSRHKRKTGHSTKKGRG, from the exons ATGGCAGGCACAGCCATGGCCGCGGAGCCGACTCAAGAGGTACTTTCTTGGCTCAAAACCCTACCGTTAGCTCCTGAATATCACCCGACTTTAGCAGAGTTTCAAgatccaatttcatatattttcaaGATCGAAAAAGAGGCTTCTAAGTTTGGAATCTGTAAAATTGTACCCCCTGTTCCTCCTTCACCGAAGAAAACTGTAATTGTCAATTTCAATAAGTCGCTTGCAGCTCGTGCTGCCCCCTGTTCTGACTCGACTAATTCTAAGTCTCCGCCTACATTCACTACTCGACAACAGCAGATCGGGTTTTGTCCGAGGAAAACACGACCGGTTCAGAAATCAGTGTGGCAGAGTGGTGAGTATTATACATTTCAGCAATTTGAGGCTAAGGCGAAGAACTTTGAGAAAAGTTATTTGAAGAAATGTACGAGGAAAGGAGGGCTTTCGCCTTTGGAAATCGAAACGCTCTATTGGAGGGCAACTTTAGACAAGCCCTTTTCCGTGGAATATGCAAACGATATGCCTGGTTCAGCTTTTGTGCCAGTAAGTGCTAAAATGTTTAGGGAGGCAGGGGAAGGAACAACGCTTGGGGAAACGGCGTGGAACATGAGGGGTGTGTCTAGGGCGAAAGGGTCTCTGTTGAAGTTTATGAAGGAAGAGATTCCTGGAGTTACTTCGCCAATGGTGTATGTTGCCATGATGTTCAGTTGGTTTGCTTGGCATGTGGAAGACCATGACTTGCATAGTTTGAATTATCTGCATATGGGGGCGGGAAAGACATGGTATGGGGTACCTAGAGATGCTGCTGTGGCTTTTGAGGAGGTTGTAAGGGTTCAGGGATACGGAGGAGAAATTAATCCACTTG TAACTTTTGCTGTTCTTGGTGAGAAGACTACTGTGATGTCACCTGAAGTTCTAGTTAGCGCTGGAGTTCCATGTTGCAG GTTAGTACAAAATGCAGGTGAATTTGTTGTCACTTTTCCTCGAGCTTATCATACAGGTTTCAGCCATG GATTTAACTGTGGGGAGGCAGCCAATATTGCAACTCCGGAATGGTTAAACGTTGCTAAAGATGCTGCAATTCGTAGAGCTTCAATCAATTATCCTCCAATGGTCTCTCATTATCAGTTGCTATATGATCTTGCTTTAAGTTCCAG AGCTCCTCTGTGCTCTGGTGCGGAACCAAGAAGTTCACGACTAAAAGATAAAAGGAGGAGTGAAGGAGACACAGTTATAAAAGAGTTATTTGTACAGAATATTGTAGAGAATAACAGCCTGCTGGATAATCTTGGGGGAGGAGCTTCAGTTGTACTTCTTCCCCCAGGTTCTTTAGAATCTATTTATTCGAGACTGCGTGTTGGATCCCACTTGAGGTCAAAACCTAGATTTCCTACTGGTGTTTGCAGTTCTAAGGAAGAAACCAAATCTCCTCAAAGTTTTGATTATGATAATCTCGCACTAGAAAATAGCCCGGGAATTAATCGAGTGAAAGGTTTCTATTCGGCGAATGGGCCATATTCGACTCTATCTGAAAGAAGCACGGACAATTTATGTGCTTCAAGTTCAAGGCCTTTGAATGCCAACAATGAACGAGGTGGTAATGTTCAAAGCAATGGATTATCAGATCAAAGACTGTTTTCTTGTGTCACATGTGGTATTTTAAGTTTTGCCTGTGTAGCCATCATCCAACCCAGAGAACAAGCTGCTAGGTACCTTATGTCAGCTGACTGTAGCTTCTTCAATGATTGGGTTGTTGGTTCCGGGATAGCCAGTGAAGGGATTTCTACTAAAGATCGGCATCCAGTTAGCTCTCAGCAGATTAGTAATAGTG GAAAAAGAGATAAGTGTGTCTCTGATGGATTGTATGACATCCCAGTCCTGGCTGTCAATCGACAGCTTCAGTTAGCAGGCAAAAGTTATGAAGCAGATTTAAATACTGAAAAACGAAATGAGACTTCTGCCCTTGGCATGCTTGCATTGACTTACGGACATTCTTCTGATTCTGAGGACGACAATGCTGAAGCAGATGCTGTTTTAAATGTGGATGATGCTAAACTAATGATTTGTTCTTCAGAAGAACAATATCAGTTTGAAAATTCTGGCCTTACTTCTAGTGAATATAGCAAGAACACTGCAATTTTGAATCACGACCCCTCGTCATTTGGTGTTAACTCTGCAGATCATATGCAATTTCAAGTCAACGACTATGAAGAATTTCGACGAGCTGATTCCAAAGACTCGTTCAATTGTTCTTCTGAGTCTGAAATGGATGGCATAGGTTCAACCAAGAAAAATGGTTTGTCAACTAGATATCAAGATTCTCATGTGAATGGCAGATCTTCCTTAGACGCTGATACTGAAAAACCAGTGTTTGACAAGTCCACTGAAACAGTCGAGACTGAGAATATGCCATTTGCTCCAGATATCGATGAAGACTCCTCTAGATTGCATGTATTTTGTCTAGAGCATGCAAAAGAAGTGGAACAACAACTTCGACCAATTGGAGGAGTGCACATTCTTTTACTTTGTCATCCAG ACTATCCGAAGATGGAGGCAGAAGCAAAACTGGTGGCACAAGAATTAAGTATGAGCCATCTGTGGACTGATACGATATTCAGAGATGCCACCCAAGATGAAGAAAAGAGGATTCAGTTAGCTTTAGATTGCGAGGAAGCAATTCCGGGTAATGGAGATTGGGCTGTAAAATTGGGAATAAATCTCTTTTATAGTGCCAACCTTAGTCACTCTCCTCTATATAGTAAGCAGATGCCATACAACTCTGTTATTTATAATGCATTTGGCCGTAGTACTTCTGCCAACTCTTCTGGTAAGCCAAAAGTCTATCAAAGGAGGACTGGAAAGTTGAAAAGAGTAGTTGCAGGGAAATGGTGTGGGAAAGTCTGGATGTCCAATCAAGTCCATCCTTTGCTGGCGAAGAGAGATCCTCAAGAAGAAGATGTAGACATCTTTCCTTCTTGGACAATGTCAGATGAGAAGGTTGATAGGAAATCAGCAAATATCCAGAAAATTGAGACTGTTAAGGTAAATAGAAAGTCTGCTGGCAAGAGAAAAATGAATTATGGGCGTGGAACAACTAAGAAAGCCAAACTTGTAGAGTCAGAGGACATGGTTTCAGATGCTTCAGTTGAAGATTGTATCCATCGGCATCATAGTATTCTACGGAACAAGCAATGCAAATTTGTTGAGAGCAATGATCCAATGTCGGATGATTCTGTGGAGGATGATTCTTCTAGAAAACATGGAGTTCCCGTCAGCAAGGGAACGCCATATTTTGTTACAGATGATACCGGTTCAGATGATTCTCTTGGAGATCGTCATACTCCGCACAGAGGGTTCTCTGGATTCAAGCTGCCCAGATGGGGTGAGATAGAACCTTCAGTTTCTGATGATTCCTTAGAGCACTATTCTTCTCAGCATCGTgggaaaaatattaaaagcagGACAGAAAAATACATTGAGAGACAAGATACACTTTCAGATGAGTGTCTGGAGAGTGGCTCTCTTAAGCAATATAGAAGAATTCCGAAAAGCAAACAAACCaaagtttttaaaaagaatGCCATTTCACACGATATACGAGATGATAGTTTTCTTTGGCATCATCAAAGGCCCTCCAGAATCAAGAAGGCCAAATTTATTGAGAGTGAAGATGCAGTTTCAGAGCACTCACTAGAAAACAATTCTCATCAGCATAGAAGTATGCCTCAAATAAAACCAGCCAAGCACACTGCGTGGGAAGATGCATTTTCAGATGGTCCAGATGAAGATGATAATTCTCTTCTGCATCATCGGAATGTTAGAAGTAACATGCAATTCAGAGAAATTACATCAGACGATCAGCTTGATGATAGTGCTAATCAATGCAGTAGGAGGGTACTCCGGAGGAAGCCGGTTAAGACAGAGACAATTTCGCAAATGAAACAAGAGATCCTGCGACCTGCAAAGCGAGGAGCCTCTCAGACTTTGAAAGAAGAATTTGCTCAATCTTTAAAACGTGGAGGCCGCCATTCATTAAAATTAGAGACCCCTCAGCCAAAAATACAGCATGCCACAAATCGACGTGGTAAGCAAACTAAGAGGAATGGAAAATCGACTGATTTAGAATCAGAAGAAGATCAACTAGGTGGACCTAGTACACGTCTTAGAAAAAGAACTCCAAAACCTACTCAACTTTCAGAAGCAAAAGTGAAAGATAAAAAACCAGTTGccaagaaaaagatgaaaactGGTTCATCTTTGAAGACTCCAGCAGGCCATAGAGATTCAAAAGCAAGGGATGAGGAATCAGAATATCTTTGTGACATCGAGGGTTGCAATATGAGTTTTGGTACAAAACAAGAACTTGCCTTACACAAACGAAATATCTGTCCTGTCAAGGGGTGTGTGAAGAAGTTTTTCTCACATAAGTACCTTGTGCAGCACCGTCGAGTCCACATGGACGACCGTCCCCTCAAATGTCCATGGAAGGGCTGCAAGATGACTTTCAAATGGGCATGGGCACGAACAGAACATATTCGTGTCCATACAGGTGCTCGACCTTATGTTTGCGCTGAACCTGGATGTGGTCAGACATTCAGATTTGTTTCGGATTTCAGTCGTCACAAGCGGAAGACTGGACATTCGACAAAGAAAGGTAGAGGTTAA